DNA from Rhinatrema bivittatum chromosome 16, aRhiBiv1.1, whole genome shotgun sequence:
GCACAGAACTGATCAAATAAAACCTGATTGAAAATAGAAGCCACTGAATGAGCCCAACAGCATTAGTTTCCGTAAAGTGGTCAAACTGCTTTTATTTCTTGGCTCAGTTCTTCTCTTGATGTTTATATCCAAGGTCTGGATAAATTAAATATACAGACAAATCTATGATGATAATAACAATAATATTATCCAATTGGaaaaattatttgtattttaggaaatCTGGCCTTTCCTCCCCTACATTGAACCTTCTGCTCTTTCAGATAAGTTATTTCTCAACAAGTCCTATGCTGAGTGACAAGCTACGGTTTCCATCCTTTTTCCGGATGCTTCCCAGTGATGATGTCCAAGTCCTGGGATTGGCACAGCTGGTAGCCCGTTTTGGCTGGACATGGGTGGGAATACTGTCCAGTTCAGATGACTATGGTACTTTGGGATCTCAGCTCTTAAAGGTGGAAATGTCAAAGCTGGGCATCTGTGTTGCCTTTCATGAAACATTCCCTATGGTTTCCACAGCTTTGAGACTAAAGATCATCGTGGAGACTATCAAGGGTTCATCAGCCAATATCATACTAGTTTATTCTCCACACACTTATTTCATGCCTGTTATAGAGGAATTATCCAGAGCAAATATTACGGGCAAGATTTGGATTGCCTCTGAAGGTTGGTCAAGTGCTTTCCGCCTCTCAAAGAGAGAATACGCTCATATGTTGAGTGGAACTATTGGGTTTGCAGTTCATGAAGGTGAAATGCCAGGGTTCAAAGAGTTCCTTCTTAAGCTTCATCCTTCTACCTCTCCAAGTGACATATTTATCAAACCATTATGGAAGGAGATTTTTGGGTGTAATTGGTCTGACGAGGATGATAACTTGAAAACCAGGACCAACATGAATTTCACTACACCTAATATTAAGTGCACAGGAACTGAGAAGCTGGAAGAATTTGAAGGTCAAATTCCACAAGAGTTTGACATGAGAATCAGCTATAGCATGTACAATGCAGTTTACTCTGTGGCCCACACTTTGCACAGTATGCACTCTTGTGTACCAGGGAAAGGGCCCTTCACCAACAGCACATGTGCTGACATCTGGAATTTCAAACCATGGCAGGTGAGAGGTGTAATATGTTCACTGTTCCAACTGATTGATGGAGCACTTAACAAAATGTAATTCTACCCTCTGAGTCAGGACCATTCTGGCTAAACAGTGCCCTGCGAGGttagggggtcccccttcttatGATATAATCAACTCCTGACAGCAATGGTGGCAacatttagttatttaaaattacttgcaTTCCGcactgctctaaaaaaaaaatcctggaagCAAGAACTTACATTAAGCTTATGTTTTCAGTACTGCCTTagtgctggaagtgtaagcttatcgtaagtttatgcttccagcactgtCTATTTTAGAGCGGCACAAAATTTGCCAGGATCAGGGCAAAGAGTCCCCTGTTCCCAGCAATCTTAATAAAGGTATcaggggggattgggagggtcaggggggtggaggccGGCTATGTAGCATACCCTTGTGGGTAGATGGGAGGGTAGGGAGGGGGCCCACCAGATGTTAACATTGCCAATACATCGAGACGAGGTTGGGATCTGGTTAACATTTTTAGGAGTGAGAGGGTGAATAAGGCACAGTCTCGACAGAGCCGTTAAAGATATTTGGAGTGGGGTGGCTGAGGGAGGGGATGGCCTGTTctctttatttaatacttttcaaCATTTGACagtgctgcttagctggatatcGTTAAAGGTATCCAATTAATTAACACATTAGCTGGCCAtatgaggctggataactttataacCTAATCGGCTATATTCAAATgtagctggttaggtttcaaagttatctggctaaatgaatattgaATATTGGTCTATTGAAAATTGGCCTCATGGTGTCCGGGGTGGCTGCCCATCATGCCAACCTTCCAACAATGACCTTGAGGTGGACTCTCCAGTATAGAACAGAGGAAATATCAATTAGGGAAGCTTGCATAATATACAGAGAATTTCAGTTTCCACTTCTGTCGACCAAATGTCATTCAAGAGCACCAATATCATCCTGCTGAAACAAAATTATAACTGTTCTACTACATATGTAAATCATAGTCATAATGCATAGCTTCTTTTCTCTCCAGCTTCTACATTATATGAAGAAGGTACATTTCAAGAACAAGATGGGAGAGGAAATATACTTTGACAATCATGGCAACCCCCCAACTGTGTACGACATTGTCAACTGGCACCTGAAACCTGATGGCACCATCCGCAACATGAAGGTGGGAAGATTTGACTCCAGGGCACCCAAAGGACAGGAGCTGTCCATCAATATCAGCGCTATCCAATGGCATGCACAACACGCAGAGGTACAAACCTATTATATGTACAGCAAGAGGAAGCAGGaatactttttttaaaaagtagtttACCAAACATGATGGATTACAATTGGTATGACAGGCACTCTATGAAGTCAACACATGTTCATCTTACATTATCTACAAGTTGCTGGTTGCCTTCCAGAAATTCTACAGGTTCTGAGGGTTTAAGAAGCTATTTATTTTTGGGGGGCTATGGATTAAGGCCAAGTTCTTAGGGAAGCATGACAGTGGTTATAAAACAACCAATGATCTCCATGTCATATCATTAAGGGTGGGGAAGGGCAATTTTTAATACCCCACATTGCACAGTATGTGGGCACTTTTGTACTCATGGACCTtgtggctaattttcaaaggggaagcaACATGgacagtttccttttgaaaaccacCTACAAACTACATGGCTACCAGgtcctctcctccccatcacccacgtactttgcacctgctttctctgtgggtgCCAAAACGGGGCAAAACACCGTGCAGGAATTTGAAAATACAAATGTATGCAGGTGCCTTGTTTTCTTCTCCCAACTTAAACATATCTTCAGGATAGTCTCTTTTCAATCCAGTTTAAAGCATGCGGTGTTGGCAAAAGCCGTTGTGTACTTTTTGCCACTCTGAAGGGGGATCCAGAGCAATCTAGCCAAGTAACTAATAATTTACCTGGCTACACTCCTATGGATGCTGTTCTCTCAGAGACAAACTAGCATCACCAAATAAGCCAGCGCCTTACTAAAATTTGACATGCGGGTCCTGTAATTTCACCTTTATTATCCATTCTCAATGTCATCTGAAATGTTTACTGTCATTCATGTCCTATCTAAACACCTGGTCATTATATTCAAGAAGGGGACACACCCTGGACGATACCAAGTTATCCTAGATGAAACAGAAAGTCTGGATACTAATCAGCATGAGAATCTCTGGCCAGAGTGTCATCAGCTACATTACGTTACTGAGCATAGTGAAGGGATGCCAAATTATCCTCATCTGTTTTTCACTCTGTTTCCCTGCTCTAAGCCTGTCTAACAAGTACAGAGCAAAATTATGACCATTTTCCTCCTTATTCTAGTAGGCAAGGTAGACCACAGAAGACATGAGCACCAGTAATGGAGGTGGCCATCTCACTAATGTCAGGATATGGAATatccagaaaaaaaatagaatcacCTGCCTTGGTGCCCATAGCCAAGACCTTCAAGGCTGCACCTGCTCCTGCTACCCCAAGAAATGCCCGGTTATCATCCGATAAATTCAATATTCTTTATCGTTTCTGTCCCTCGagtaacgatttaaaaaaaacctgcaaaTCTAGAAGAGAGTTCTTATtgtgtccgttggtctcagatggcctcaactttcttccttctctcttctcaagtcttgggaagttggctgccaccgcgtcttcatgccTCTCTCCCCGGATCATTAACGGCGACGGCGTTCGCCATGTTTTTCCTGAggtcctcctagggtgcgtgcacaCCACCTACGTCTTTATCtacgtcatggcgagaaccttgggggcgtcccctccgagtgacgtcagcacatcctggtatttagcctgcccttcatttgctaacaaaccgagttagcaaggattggaattgctccagtctaagctgctctgccgttTCCTAGctccgcaggaagctctcttcgCACTTCGGGGTAATTCTACTAACTTGgatgcccgctcctcgggggcccttctactttctttcaggtgcctatcctgggattccaggtacttgctcctcgagagcctgctccctaacctggtgcctgccactctacaacttctgcctgccaggactgtcaaggatacagcttctgcttcagtgagtactaacataCCAGTCTATCTCCTCTACAGCTTCAGCGCTCTACATCCgggacttgttcctgttctccatgCTGTCTCCACCTACTACAGAGTGAGATGGGTCCTCTcagctgaggatccctggactaccaCTGCTGGAGCTATCTACCACTGCTGTCCGCTTCCCGGGCAGTGCCACCCTACTGTATAATAAAACTATCTTCTCTGTGTTGTGTGCAAaaagtctagcctggtactgcagttcctcacggggttactccccgtgggagtggccatcactgcagtacccaagaatccactccaacacctcacaaccataacagttctctctgtctctttttccacccccacccccacctcaggTTCCACGCTCTGCGTGTAGTGAGAGCTGCGGCCCCGGTTACAGGAAGGCGGCTCAGAAGGGACGGCCCCTCTGCTGCTTCGACTGCCTCCCCTGCTCGGAGGGGGAGATTGCTAATGCGACAGGTATACAATGATAGGATGTACTGGATTTCACATCAGCCTTATTACTGCTGTTATGACACAAGACATTGATCCATGACCGGTCAATGCCTGAATGGCCAACTCCATTCACAGTATGCTCCAAAGAAGAGAATTCCCAGCATTACAGCATAAAGCACTAACAGAGATTCCTTTTAAGCTTATGAGCTGAAGTTACTACTCTTGAAAAAATAGAAGAAGCAACACGCAACTGAGCCCTGGTTCTAGTCCCAATGCATTTATTATGGCAAAATAAGcatctttgccccccccccccccccgcccccataaGCATGCCCCCATATAAtgtcttcttcccccccccaccccaccccctcaaaaaaaaagcTTAGCTTCACAGGAAGTTTGGTTGAGCTAGATCCAGTAGTTCAAAAGTGATAAGGGATACAGAAACATATACTGAAACTGCAACACACACTGGCATTGGGGCAATCTGAAAAGCCTTCTTTTGCAATGAAACTGAGGCTAAAACACGATAAGATTTAGTCCCAGTTGGGATGCACACATGACAATTACATTGTCTTTATTAATAAAATTAATTcattgtttattaattatttattttaaaagatttattggCCATGCCCTCTGAAGTTCAGGGTGATTTACAGCAATATGAACATAAAAGTATCATATAGTACATCagctaaaacaatttaaaataaaagtaagataattacaatataataattaAAGTcaacaatcataaaacaaaagACAGTGTCGGTCTTAAAGTACAAACAAACATCACGTGATGAGCCATATCAACAGACagcataattaaaaataataaaattataaaagatTTATGAAAGCTTGCTTAAATAGATGGTGTTTTatagctttcttaaattcttttttgtcactttaaaactgtgaaggaatttttccattgctggccccatcatatggaactctatcccaagtttcatcagaattttgtcttcaccacttcctccggaaggacataATCCTATTAACAAAagagaataaaacaaatatccgtacaggcagaaaatagcacaGCGAAGCTCAATGAACTGAACAGTGAGTTTTTAGCAAGTGGCGAAGGGACCGTATGCTCCACTCGTTGATGAATTCCAAGGGCACGGGTGCTACCTCGGAAAAATGCGCAGGTGCCAGGATTCGAATCCCTTGCGTTCATATTCTCCTTCCATCACTGTTAAGCACTAGGGAGGGCAATTCTCAAAGGGATTTccaaggggtaaaaaaaaaaaaaaatgtgcctgcTTAAAATCCGCTTTCCGAAAATTCGCCCGCCCTGCGCACGGGCTAAAGCCTGTTACCTGGTTCCGCAGCCCGAACCTTTTCCCTGCACTGCAGGGGCGGCGCGTTCAAGGCGGGGTTTGGACTGAGGTGGAAAACTGCACGCGGGATTTTAGATTTTGAAAGCTATGTGCGTCgttttggtggtgggggggggggggggggggaggtatccacagaaaaaaaaaaaaaaaaaaagcaggtgcagatcCCTGCGGGCACTTGCTCCTCGGGCAACTGAAGAACACGTTCACTTTTGCATTGAATATTAGTGCAAATGCTAAAAAGTACCCCCAACGTTTGCAGCTATTTGAGTAGTAAGAAAATCGCCCCCATAATGCCTACTGGAACGGGTGTGCAGGCAAGGAAGTTAAACatgcattttattcatttatttgaaagCATTTGTTACTCGCACCCGCCAGTACAGTTTGGGGTGAGGTTCAAAGGAACAGACACATTCATTGAACAACGGAATACATAAAAGCGTAAGGTTTTTGCACATAGCACTATCCAGATTATATATTCTCCAGTAACTGCTGTAGAAATTCCAGAAGTAAACCCAGTGATCATCGGGTTCCAACCCCCATTGAGCAAAGTAAGCAGCTCCTCTTTCATAGCTGATAGAAAATCCCAAAACAGAGTTTCCCAAAccttctcctgggggggggacctccagccagtcaggctttcaggatatccacactaaatatgcatgtgataaaatTTGCATAATTTGAAGGCAGTGCTTTCAGATTTATCCGacgcatattcagtgtggattatcttgaaaacctgaACAGCTGGGGTtcccccaggacaggcttgggaaccacTGTTGCTCCCCCCATTACGTCTTCACCCAATTTCATGATATGACCCGTTCTTTCTTTAGAAAGAATTGCTTATTATCAGGACACGTTTTACCTGCAAAGAAGATAACTATCTTGTTTTCTGATTTCTAGATTCCCATACCTGTTGGCGGTGTGCAAATGACCAGTGGCCCAATGAGAGAAGAAGTGAATGTGTCCCAAAGAGAATAGAATACCTCTCCTATCAGGAGGATTTGGGAACCATATTGACTGTAGTTGCTATTTCCTGCTCCATCACTACAGCTGCCATATTGTGTGTCTTCATCAAATACCGAGATACTCCCATCGCCAAAGCCAATaaccgggagctctccttcctaCTCCTAGGGGCGCTGATGTTGAGTTTTCTCTGTTCTCTGCTCTTCATTGTGGATCCTCAGCAACTAACCTGCTTGCTTCGCCAAATTACCTTTGGCATCATCTTTGTCTTTTGTGTCTCTTGTGTGTTAGCTAAAACCATCATGGTTGTCATTGCCTTCAATGCAACTAAACCAAACAGTAACTTGAGAGGGTGGCTGGGATCCCGGGTGCCTATTGTGATAGTTTCTgcttccactcttcttcaggtcctcatcTGTGCCACTTGGCTGCTGCTCTGCCCTCCTTTCCCAGAGAGCAACATGAAACTGAAGACTGGTATTATCATATGGCAGTGTAATGAATGCTCAGATGTTGCATTCTGGTGCATGCTGGGATACATGGGACTCTTGGCATGTGTCAGCTTCCTGGTGGCCTTCCTTGCACGCAAGTTGCCCGACAGCTTCAATGAGGCCAAATGGATCACGTTTAGCATGCTTATGTTCCTGAGTGTCTGGCTGTCCTTCATCCCCAGCTATCTGAGCACCCAGGGGAAGGACATGGTTGCTGTGGAGATCTTTGGGATCATCTCTTCCAGTGCAGGGAttcttgtttgtattttcttaCCCAAGTGTTACATCATTTTACTGAGACCTGACATGAACACTCGAGAGCAGCTCTTAGGGAAAGGGGCCAGGAGCAAGTAGTAGTCCATTCTGCATCAAATGGTTACTGTCCATAGTGCAATTCCAGTACGTTGTGATGTAGAAGATAAGATGAAGAAACAAAGAGGTCCCTTCTTCATGATTGCTGTTTACAAATTATGTTGTGATTAAGTATCTGTCATTCTGATTTAAGCAATACCTAAATTAATGTGGTCTTTTAATGGGCCCTGGAAAGCAATCTATTATTTAGTGATAATCTTAAACTGGGCATATCCATTTGCTGGACCGACATCCTTAATGAGCAGGTTGATTAACTCATTAAAAACCCATAGGTTTATACATTGTATACATTGATTTACTGTAAATCATATGTATCATTTATATCATGTTGACATGAAGGAAAAGTTATAccccaattaaaataaaataagtttacTGAGTCGTACAAAGCTAGTAATGATCTATTTGTAAGGAAATAAAGATAGTGATGGGTTTGAGCCTGGGGACATGTCCAGTCTGGCTGCTGGTGATTCGTTCCATGGGCTACAGGTGGACGCTACGGTCTGGTTATAAAAATGCTGGCAGAAGTGGGGATACCACCCCTGAAGAACGAGCTTAGTCATCAACACTACAAAAGGGGTTGCTGGGAACTTTGCTAGGAAGTTGTTCTCAGCAACTTGAGGGTTAGAAGCTAAACGAGAGGAACCCAAACTGAGGGATCCTTAAGCTCCAGAGGGAAGTAAGTGCTCTATGTACATTCTGAAGGTAAAGAGaaccagtggtgattttctgaaaacaaaaaggTACAAAGCCATGGCCAGGAGTAGCCTCCAGCTTCCATCCCAGCTGcaatagggaaaagaaaataacTTCAAAAAAGTTCCAGGAGGGCGACAGAAGGTTCCAGGTCAGcaacaatgttccctctaattttcttttccaataCTTTTCTTTTTGTGCAACGTTTTATAAGCCGAGTTCAAATGTGTGCACTACGAGCAAGCACAATGCAAATATCATCAGGATTTCTTGCACGCGCTATGTTTTGCTCTTCGCGCAGGGCTCACGACCCGGGTGGGGGGCATGCATACGTTCCTAGCTTAGAGGGAAGAGTGGTCAGCAGCCTGGtctgacctggcagaaaatcatcaCCGCAGGCAATGACTGTGCAGTCTGCTAAACCTGGCAGTGCATGAGAAAAGCTTCTGTGCTGAACTGGTAAAGGAGACGGGGGACTTGACTCTTCAGGCTCCAACCTGACACTATTTTATATTAGCAATCTGAATGAGCAGGTTTGAAGCGCATGGGATGAGTGGTGTGGGTTTGGTTTTGGGGACAGACCTCAGCCAGGCCcggaaggaacagtcagaggggGTAATACAGTTTGCCAGAGAAAATGGAAAAGATCCCAGGAGGTATGCATTTTGCAGACCTAAAGCCAGCCCAGCCTCGCCCAGCTATTTAGGTTAGTCTTGATAACCTCGGGCCGACTACACATCCCTCATGGTGTTATGTTTGGGTGGCTGCTCTATCAATTTTGAGGGTTTTTTCAtattcaaagtttaaaaaaaaatctttcctgaaGTCTTTGTGGTTCTTTGCTACATGTATCATGATTTATTTTCTCACTACGGTTTCTTTCTGGTTCTAATATATTTATGATGCTTCTGCATAAGTATTAGGTTGTGATGCACAATTTTCACATTTCTTTGGGTTCTTATTGTGCAATTTTTATTACTCTATATCCTCATTGATAATCATGTAATTGTACTCTCAATAAAAATTCTGTATTCcgtggcagtacagggactggccacagggggcagagcatggaaggagacagaggcatgtagatcttcaccactggaagcccgaggtacccccgggaggagcccgtagggacccgggccgctgggacttaggtgggcctcgcagggtctcctgggagagtctgaatccagcgtgcccacagacactagGAGAGCGCTATCAGGTTcgaagctggaaacaggttggaggagagcgaaccaaaatagagttggtgaggacaaggctagggtcataaccagaatcaagcaaggtcaggcgagcaaggtcaaagtccaagagtcagtccgaggagtggtcaatgaagcaagggtcaagatccagaggtcaggcaaggtcgaagagcaggctgaggtctttggcaggcggcaggcaggcaagttaagagcaagctgaggtctttggcagctggcaggcagataggcaggtcaggaacaagctgaggtctttggcaggcggcaggcaggcaggcaggtcaggaacaagctgaggtctttaccagaaagtcagtacgaggtaagaccagggagacgaacaacgaacacaggaacaagc
Protein-coding regions in this window:
- the LOC115077439 gene encoding extracellular calcium-sensing receptor-like; amino-acid sequence: MTLLGLMVLLAMPLFLCRAVSMSQRCALQSQKEAGLMQDGDILVGGIIPVHLSWLRPENQITGLSILCKIINTRAYGWMQAMVFSINEINRDQILLPNISLGFQIYDTCYSMTRALEGTMWMLTGQEKPILNYRCQKQALLAAIIGESSSTISMSMAMMLGLNRYPQISYFSTSPMLSDKLRFPSFFRMLPSDDVQVLGLAQLVARFGWTWVGILSSSDDYGTLGSQLLKVEMSKLGICVAFHETFPMVSTALRLKIIVETIKGSSANIILVYSPHTYFMPVIEELSRANITGKIWIASEGWSSAFRLSKREYAHMLSGTIGFAVHEGEMPGFKEFLLKLHPSTSPSDIFIKPLWKEIFGCNWSDEDDNLKTRTNMNFTTPNIKCTGTEKLEEFEGQIPQEFDMRISYSMYNAVYSVAHTLHSMHSCVPGKGPFTNSTCADIWNFKPWQLLHYMKKVHFKNKMGEEIYFDNHGNPPTVYDIVNWHLKPDGTIRNMKVGRFDSRAPKGQELSINISAIQWHAQHAEVPRSACSESCGPGYRKAAQKGRPLCCFDCLPCSEGEIANATDSHTCWRCANDQWPNERRSECVPKRIEYLSYQEDLGTILTVVAISCSITTAAILCVFIKYRDTPIAKANNRELSFLLLGALMLSFLCSLLFIVDPQQLTCLLRQITFGIIFVFCVSCVLAKTIMVVIAFNATKPNSNLRGWLGSRVPIVIVSASTLLQVLICATWLLLCPPFPESNMKLKTGIIIWQCNECSDVAFWCMLGYMGLLACVSFLVAFLARKLPDSFNEAKWITFSMLMFLSVWLSFIPSYLSTQGKDMVAVEIFGIISSSAGILVCIFLPKCYIILLRPDMNTREQLLGKGARSK